TAATACTCAATAGACATCTCCGAAAAAGAATAAAATTATGGTATAAGAGTATAAAATGCTATTTTTAGTAAAGCATTATGAGCAGTATATTCGATTATATCCAAAATAATCCCCAGGAAGCACAGCGTTTAGTAGGGCTGAAATATGAACAGTTGCAGGAACTTTTAGACAAAGCCATTAAACGGCACAATCATAAACGAGAATTGCTTGAAGATAGAAAAGTGAGAATTATTCTGGGTGGAGGTGGTCGCAGACCAAAATTATCACCATCGGAGCAAATAATTCTCACCCTAACATATTTACGACATTTAACCACATTTCAACTATTGGGTATTCAATTTGGCGTGAGTGAAACAACTGCAAATGATACGTTTAACTATTGGTTGCCATTATTGGGAGAATTATTACCACCAAGTTTAGTAGAACAGGTAAAAAAAACTCCAGTGACTATGAAATTGTTAAAGAAGTTTTAACAGACTTTGAACTAATCGTAGATAGCTATGAACAGCCCATAGAAAGACCTTCAGAGTATCAACAGCAGGAAAAATATTACTCAGGTAAGAAGAAAATGCACACTAGAAAAAGTCAATTAATTGTTCTGCCTAATGGTAGAGATATTGTTGATGTAGTAGCTGGTGAGCCAGGACGAAAAAGTGACATAAATTTATTTCGGGAAAATAAAAATGGGTTTGAAGAGAAACAAAAATTTTCCGGTGACAAAGCTTACCAAGGNNNNNNNNNNNNNNNNNNNNNNNNNNNNNNNNNNNNNNNNNNNNNNNNNNNNNNNNNNNNTCACTACAATGAACCTTAGTAATATCTTTCATTGTTGAAAATTCAACTCTAAAACCATTGATAACAATCTCACATCCGTTTTTTGTGGGAGTTTTAACACGACTTACATACTTTCCAGAAGTTATGTTTTTACGATCTTTGTGCAAAGTAGCCTTAACAAAATCTCCTGTAGAAACATGAGTGAATATTTTTTTAGGCTCAGTGCAAGGAAAACCAAATTTATTGATCCTACAGAATCTTCTGCAACTATGCCCCGTGCTTTTTACTGTTAAAATTTTTGTTGTCAGTATTTTGAGAGTTTCAACTTTTCCTACACAAGCAGCATCAATCCAATGAGTTTTAGGCAATCCTAAACGAGTTCTATTAAACTTAGTTAAACCTCCTGAACCTGTTGTTATAGGTAATCCAGTTTCTTTTAACTTATTAAATAAAGCCCATCTCGTTGAATTTACAGCAGACGCATCTTTTAGTGGACGCTTGGCTTGGGATAAAATTTGCTTCAACAACTCAGGCTTTTTTGCTAAAAACTTCTCAATATCTTGAGTACCTTTTTTGATATTGCATTTCTCACAAGCTAGACACAAATTAGAAATTCTATTAGTTCCTCCTTTGGCTTTTGGTTTAATATGCTCAACTTGTAAAGGGACATTTTCCGCAGTACAGTATGCACATTTTCTATTCCATTTATTCAAAAGATATTCACGGACTTCATACCCTTGTAACTCTCCCTGTTGATACTCAAAGCCTGATATCTCCGGGTTTTCTAGCTGCTGTAGGTCAAACCTAGCAAGCTCTTGAACTATGTCAGTTATTGGGGCAAAATTACATAATCTTTTAACCCAAGTGTTAATAGTTAAAACTCTATGGCTTAAAGAAGGTGCTAACCAACCTTGAGGTTTAGTGCGGTTAAGAAATCTAGCTTGACGATAACGAGTATGTCTAGAACGTCTTCCTCGCCTTACTCCTTTTCGAGTTTCTAGGCTTTCTTTAATAGCTAAACCTCTGTGTTGTAATTCCATACCCCAGATGACTTTATTATTTTGAACTAACGCAAAACCTGTAGTTTTACTCCCTGGATCTATTTTTAATTCAATCGGTTGAGTTGGAACTTCAGATTTAGGTTCTTTCAAAATTATGGTAAATGGAAATCTTCTAAATACAGCAGCTTTTTGTTGATTTAATAAAAAACGTGCATCTCCTGGATGAATTGGAGTAAGTGGTTTTTTGTTGGTATCAAGAACTAGAACAAAATTAGACATTTAAATTTCACCTTTTCAGGGTAATGTTTGCTTCAACCTTGTTATCTGAGCTTGTTATGCTAAATACACTATCCTTGCGGATTGTTTAATAAGTAGCAACATGGCAGGGGACTAGCGAATCCCAAGGTGTTATGACCTAGATAACGTTTACTCATGTTTTGAGTGGTTTGGTTCACATAAACTACAGATTACTCCGTTTATTTATGCTCTCTTCACTTCAACTTCTGGATTACTACCTTCATCAACAACCACAACCATAAACAATTCACTCAATGGAGTGCGTTTTATCGTTAATGTCTTGACTGTTCCCTCAATCACTCTAGATTTCCAAAATTGATAAACTCGACTACCAATTTTTACCTTATTACCACCCAAAAACTTATAGCCTGCTTGTTTCAGGGTGAATGATTTGTACTTTCTTCTTCTTGAATCCTGGTGGTCTAACTCCTTTCTTGCTGTGTTTTAAAAATAGTTGGTAGGCTTTCTCAATGCGTTGACAAATATCCTGCACTGCTTGAGAACCTACTGATTGCCAAAATCGGTTACGCTTCCTTAGCTTGGCAATATGAGACTGAAGTTTAGCACAGTTTAAGTGCTTGCTCCACATCCGGTAGTACCGTTTATGCAGAGCAATACAATGGTTATAAATAACCCCAGAGGCATTAATTGTCCGCTTGAGATGTCTATTGCGTTTGTGTTCGTACAGCTTAAACTTCAGTGTTTTCATATTGCTCATGATAACATAAACGGGTAGCCGTTGGATAGCAGCATGAAAGAAAGGCTTAGTATTCGGGTTGACCCAGAAAGACTTGAAAAATTAAGAAGAGTTGCCAAACAAAAGCGCAAAACTATGACTCAGTTGATTGAGAACTGGATTGATAGACTACAGGAAGAAAAGCCGTCCTAGAAGGACGGGGCTTTAAACCCAATTTTTCGGTAAATGAAAATTATCGGCTCCAGGCTGGGAATAATGTAAATAGAGGTTTTCCCTACTCATTGCTCACCTATGACTTACTCCTCACCACAACGGCGCAGTACCGCTCTCACTACAAGAACAGAGTTTTCGCCCTTCGGCAACAAGCTAGTACAGTCTGGCTATGTCAATAGCGAACAGATGAGGCTAGCGCTGATTGAAAGCCGCAAGTCTGGCAAACCCTTGACAGAAGTCTTGGAGTCTATTACTGGCAAACAACTAGCGCCTGAGTTTCTCAGACAATATAAAAAACAACAGCTCTTTGAGCTAAAAATACTCTATGGCGTTGAGTTCCTTGATCCAGAAATCAACCAAATTGGCAACCCGAAGGCCTGCAACCTGATTCACACCCTGATCCCGGCGGATATTTGTCGTCGCCATCGCTTAGTGCCATTATCCAGACA
The window above is part of the Nodularia spumigena CCY9414 genome. Proteins encoded here:
- a CDS encoding helix-turn-helix domain-containing protein, whose product is MSSIFDYIQNNPQEAQRLVGLKYEQLQELLDKAIKRHNHKRELLEDRKVRIILGGGGRRPKLSPSEQIILTLTYLRHLTTFQLLGIQFGVSETTANDTFNYWLPLLGELLPPSLVEQVKKTPVTMKLLKKF
- a CDS encoding transposase family protein, producing the protein MVAIIGRIITTKFSRTGKKNSSDYEIVKEVLTDFELIVDSYEQPIERPSEYQQQEKYYSGKKKMHTRKSQLIVLPNGRDIVDVVAGEPGRKSDINLFRENKNGFEEKQKFSGDKAYQG
- the iscB gene encoding RNA-guided endonuclease IscB, which produces MSNFVLVLDTNKKPLTPIHPGDARFLLNQQKAAVFRRFPFTIILKEPKSEVPTQPIELKIDPGSKTTGFALVQNNKVIWGMELQHRGLAIKESLETRKGVRRGRRSRHTRYRQARFLNRTKPQGWLAPSLSHRVLTINTWVKRLCNFAPITDIVQELARFDLQQLENPEISGFEYQQGELQGYEVREYLLNKWNRKCAYCTAENVPLQVEHIKPKAKGGTNRISNLCLACEKCNIKKGTQDIEKFLAKKPELLKQILSQAKRPLKDASAVNSTRWALFNKLKETGLPITTGSGGLTKFNRTRLGLPKTHWIDAACVGKVETLKILTTKILTVKSTGHSCRRFCRINKFGFPCTEPKKIFTHVSTGDFVKATLHKDRKNITSGKYVSRVKTPTKNGCEIVINGFRVEFSTMKDITKVHCS
- a CDS encoding DUF6364 family protein is translated as MKERLSIRVDPERLEKLRRVAKQKRKTMTQLIENWIDRLQEEKPS